In Mustela nigripes isolate SB6536 chromosome 12, MUSNIG.SB6536, whole genome shotgun sequence, one DNA window encodes the following:
- the SLC6A7 gene encoding sodium-dependent proline transporter isoform X1 codes for MKKLQGAHQRKPITPDLLMTPSDQGDVDLDVDFAADRGNWTGKLDFLLSCIGYCVGLGNVWRFPYRAYTNGGGAFLVPYFLMLAICGIPLFFLELSLGQFSSLGPLAVWKISPLFKGAGAAMLLIVGLVAIYYNMIIAYVLFYLFASLTSNLPWEHCGNWWNTDLCLEHRGSKDGNGALPLNLTSTVSPSEEYWSRYVLHIQGSQGIGSPGEIRWNLCLCLLLAWVIVFLCILKGVKSSGKVVYFTATFPYLILLMLLVRGVTLPGAWKGIQFYLTPQFHHLLSSKVWIEAALQIFYSLGVGFGGLLTFASYNTFHQNIYRDTFIVTLGNAITSILAGFAIFSVLGYMSQELGVPVDQVAKAGPGLAFVVYPQAMTMLPLSPFWSFLFFFMLLTLGLDSQFAFLETIVTAVTDEFPYYLRPKKAVFSGLICVAMYLMGLVLTTDGGMYWLVLLDDYSASFGLMVVVITTCLAVTRVYGIQRFCRDIHMMLGFKPGLYFRACWLFLSPATLLALLVYSIVKYQPSEYGSYRFPAWAELLGILMGLLSCLMIPAGMLVAVLREEGSLWERLQQASRPAMDWGPSLEENRTGMYVATLAGSQSPKPLMVHMRKYGGITSFENTAIEVDREIAEEEESMM; via the exons ATGAAGAAGCTCCAGGGAGCTCACCAGCGCAAG CCCatcaccccagacctgctgatGACCCCCAGTGACCAGGGCGATGTAGACCTGGACGTGGATTTCGCCGCAGACCGGGGCAACTGGACCGGCAAGCTGGACTTCCTGTTGTCCTGCATTGGCTACTGCGTGGGCCTGGGCAATGTCTGGCGTTTCCCCTACCGCGCCTACACCAACGGAGGAG GTGCCTTCCTCGTGCCCTACTTCCTCATGCTGGCCATCTGTGgcatccctctcttcttccttgagCTCTCTCTGGGCCAGTTCTCCAGCCTGGGACCCCTGGCCGTCTGGAAAATCAGCCCCCTCTTCAAAG GTGCCGGTGCGGCCATGCTGCTCATCGTAGGCCTGGTGGCCATCTACTACAACATGATCATCGCCTACGTGCTCTTCTACCTCTTCGCCTCCCTCACCAGCAACCTGCCCTGGGAGCACTGTGGCAACTGGTGGAACACGGACCTCTGCCTCGAGCACAGAGGCTCCAAGGACGGCAACGGGGCCCTGCCCCTCAACCTCACGAGCACCGTCAGCCCCAGCGAGGAGTACTGGAG CCGCTACGTCCTCCACATCCAAGGCAGCCAGGGCATTGGAAGTCCTGGGGAGATCCGCTGgaacctctgcctctgtctgctgctggCCTGGGTCATCGTGTTCCTCTGTATCCTCAAGGGGGTCAAGTCTTCGGGCAAG GTGGTGTATTTCACGGCCACGTTCCCCTACCTCATTCTGCTCATGCTGCTGGTCCGAGGAGTCAccctcccaggggcctggaaggGCATCCAGTTCTATCTCACCCCCCAGTTCCACCACCTGCTGTCTTCCAAG GTATGGATCGAAGCTGCTCTTCAGATCTTCTACTCCCTGGGTGTGGGCTTCGGGGGTCTCCTCACCTTCGCCTCCTATAACACGTTTCACCAGAACATCTACAG AGACACCTTCATCGTCACTCTGGGCAATGCCATCACCAGCATCCTAGCTGGCTTCGCCATCTTCTCTGTGCTGGGCTACATGTCTCAGGAGCTGGGTGTGCCTGTGGACCAAGTAGCCAAAGCAG GCCCTGGCCTGGCCTTTGTCGTCTACCCACAGGCCATGACCATGCTGCCTCTGTCGCCCTTCTggtccttccttttcttctttatgctcCTGACTCTGGGCTTGGATAGTCAG TTTGCCTTCCTGGAGACCATTGTGACAGCTGTGACAGATGAGTTCCCCTACTACCTGCGGCCCAAGAAGGCTGTGTTCTCGGGGCTCATCTGCGTGGCCATGTACCTGATGGGGCTGGTCCTCACCACCGAT GGAGGCATGTACTGGCTGGTGCTTCTGGATGACTACAGCGCCAGCTTCGGGCTCATGGTGGTGGTGATCACCACATGCCTGGCCGTCACTCGGGTGTATG GCATCCAGAGGTTCTGCCGGGACATCCACATGATGCTGGGCTTCAAGCCGGGCCTCTACTTCAGGGCCTGCTGGCTGTTCCTGTCCCCGGCCACGCTCCTG GCCCTGTTGGTGTACAGCATCGTCAAGTACCAACCCTCAGAGTACGGCAGCTACCGGTTCCCAGCCTGGGCGGAGCTGCTGGGCATCCTGATGGGTCTGCTGTCCTGCCTCATGATCCCAGCGGGCATGCTGGTGGCTGTGCTTCGGGAGGAGGGATCGCTCTGGGAG CGGCTCCAGCAGGCCAGCCGACCGGCCATGGACTGGGGCCCGTCGCTGGAGGAGAACCGGACTGGCATGTACGTGGCCACGCTAGCGGGGAGCCAGTCACCAAAGCCACTGATGGTGCACATGCGCAAATACGGGGGCATCACCAGTTTTGAGAACACGGCCATCGAGGTGGACCGCGAGATCGCCGAAGAGGAGGAGTCTATGATGTGA
- the SLC6A7 gene encoding sodium-dependent proline transporter isoform X2 encodes MKKLQGAHQRKPITPDLLMTPSDQGDVDLDVDFAADRGNWTGKLDFLLSCIGYCVGLGNVWRFPYRAYTNGGGAFLVPYFLMLAICGIPLFFLELSLGQFSSLGPLAVWKISPLFKGAGAAMLLIVGLVAIYYNMIIAYVLFYLFASLTSNLPWEHCGNWWNTDLCLEHRGSKDGNGALPLNLTSTVSPSEEYWSRYVLHIQGSQGIGSPGEIRWNLCLCLLLAWVIVFLCILKGVKSSGKVVYFTATFPYLILLMLLVRGVTLPGAWKGIQFYLTPQFHHLLSSKVWIEAALQIFYSLGVGFGGLLTFASYNTFHQNIYSILAGFAIFSVLGYMSQELGVPVDQVAKAGPGLAFVVYPQAMTMLPLSPFWSFLFFFMLLTLGLDSQFAFLETIVTAVTDEFPYYLRPKKAVFSGLICVAMYLMGLVLTTDGGMYWLVLLDDYSASFGLMVVVITTCLAVTRVYGIQRFCRDIHMMLGFKPGLYFRACWLFLSPATLLALLVYSIVKYQPSEYGSYRFPAWAELLGILMGLLSCLMIPAGMLVAVLREEGSLWERLQQASRPAMDWGPSLEENRTGMYVATLAGSQSPKPLMVHMRKYGGITSFENTAIEVDREIAEEEESMM; translated from the exons ATGAAGAAGCTCCAGGGAGCTCACCAGCGCAAG CCCatcaccccagacctgctgatGACCCCCAGTGACCAGGGCGATGTAGACCTGGACGTGGATTTCGCCGCAGACCGGGGCAACTGGACCGGCAAGCTGGACTTCCTGTTGTCCTGCATTGGCTACTGCGTGGGCCTGGGCAATGTCTGGCGTTTCCCCTACCGCGCCTACACCAACGGAGGAG GTGCCTTCCTCGTGCCCTACTTCCTCATGCTGGCCATCTGTGgcatccctctcttcttccttgagCTCTCTCTGGGCCAGTTCTCCAGCCTGGGACCCCTGGCCGTCTGGAAAATCAGCCCCCTCTTCAAAG GTGCCGGTGCGGCCATGCTGCTCATCGTAGGCCTGGTGGCCATCTACTACAACATGATCATCGCCTACGTGCTCTTCTACCTCTTCGCCTCCCTCACCAGCAACCTGCCCTGGGAGCACTGTGGCAACTGGTGGAACACGGACCTCTGCCTCGAGCACAGAGGCTCCAAGGACGGCAACGGGGCCCTGCCCCTCAACCTCACGAGCACCGTCAGCCCCAGCGAGGAGTACTGGAG CCGCTACGTCCTCCACATCCAAGGCAGCCAGGGCATTGGAAGTCCTGGGGAGATCCGCTGgaacctctgcctctgtctgctgctggCCTGGGTCATCGTGTTCCTCTGTATCCTCAAGGGGGTCAAGTCTTCGGGCAAG GTGGTGTATTTCACGGCCACGTTCCCCTACCTCATTCTGCTCATGCTGCTGGTCCGAGGAGTCAccctcccaggggcctggaaggGCATCCAGTTCTATCTCACCCCCCAGTTCCACCACCTGCTGTCTTCCAAG GTATGGATCGAAGCTGCTCTTCAGATCTTCTACTCCCTGGGTGTGGGCTTCGGGGGTCTCCTCACCTTCGCCTCCTATAACACGTTTCACCAGAACATCTACAG CATCCTAGCTGGCTTCGCCATCTTCTCTGTGCTGGGCTACATGTCTCAGGAGCTGGGTGTGCCTGTGGACCAAGTAGCCAAAGCAG GCCCTGGCCTGGCCTTTGTCGTCTACCCACAGGCCATGACCATGCTGCCTCTGTCGCCCTTCTggtccttccttttcttctttatgctcCTGACTCTGGGCTTGGATAGTCAG TTTGCCTTCCTGGAGACCATTGTGACAGCTGTGACAGATGAGTTCCCCTACTACCTGCGGCCCAAGAAGGCTGTGTTCTCGGGGCTCATCTGCGTGGCCATGTACCTGATGGGGCTGGTCCTCACCACCGAT GGAGGCATGTACTGGCTGGTGCTTCTGGATGACTACAGCGCCAGCTTCGGGCTCATGGTGGTGGTGATCACCACATGCCTGGCCGTCACTCGGGTGTATG GCATCCAGAGGTTCTGCCGGGACATCCACATGATGCTGGGCTTCAAGCCGGGCCTCTACTTCAGGGCCTGCTGGCTGTTCCTGTCCCCGGCCACGCTCCTG GCCCTGTTGGTGTACAGCATCGTCAAGTACCAACCCTCAGAGTACGGCAGCTACCGGTTCCCAGCCTGGGCGGAGCTGCTGGGCATCCTGATGGGTCTGCTGTCCTGCCTCATGATCCCAGCGGGCATGCTGGTGGCTGTGCTTCGGGAGGAGGGATCGCTCTGGGAG CGGCTCCAGCAGGCCAGCCGACCGGCCATGGACTGGGGCCCGTCGCTGGAGGAGAACCGGACTGGCATGTACGTGGCCACGCTAGCGGGGAGCCAGTCACCAAAGCCACTGATGGTGCACATGCGCAAATACGGGGGCATCACCAGTTTTGAGAACACGGCCATCGAGGTGGACCGCGAGATCGCCGAAGAGGAGGAGTCTATGATGTGA
- the SLC6A7 gene encoding sodium-dependent proline transporter isoform X3 translates to MKKLQGAHQRKPITPDLLMTPSDQGDVDLDVDFAADRGNWTGKLDFLLSCIGYCVGLGNVWRFPYRAYTNGGGAGAAMLLIVGLVAIYYNMIIAYVLFYLFASLTSNLPWEHCGNWWNTDLCLEHRGSKDGNGALPLNLTSTVSPSEEYWSRYVLHIQGSQGIGSPGEIRWNLCLCLLLAWVIVFLCILKGVKSSGKVVYFTATFPYLILLMLLVRGVTLPGAWKGIQFYLTPQFHHLLSSKVWIEAALQIFYSLGVGFGGLLTFASYNTFHQNIYRDTFIVTLGNAITSILAGFAIFSVLGYMSQELGVPVDQVAKAGPGLAFVVYPQAMTMLPLSPFWSFLFFFMLLTLGLDSQFAFLETIVTAVTDEFPYYLRPKKAVFSGLICVAMYLMGLVLTTDGGMYWLVLLDDYSASFGLMVVVITTCLAVTRVYGIQRFCRDIHMMLGFKPGLYFRACWLFLSPATLLALLVYSIVKYQPSEYGSYRFPAWAELLGILMGLLSCLMIPAGMLVAVLREEGSLWERLQQASRPAMDWGPSLEENRTGMYVATLAGSQSPKPLMVHMRKYGGITSFENTAIEVDREIAEEEESMM, encoded by the exons ATGAAGAAGCTCCAGGGAGCTCACCAGCGCAAG CCCatcaccccagacctgctgatGACCCCCAGTGACCAGGGCGATGTAGACCTGGACGTGGATTTCGCCGCAGACCGGGGCAACTGGACCGGCAAGCTGGACTTCCTGTTGTCCTGCATTGGCTACTGCGTGGGCCTGGGCAATGTCTGGCGTTTCCCCTACCGCGCCTACACCAACGGAGGAG GTGCCGGTGCGGCCATGCTGCTCATCGTAGGCCTGGTGGCCATCTACTACAACATGATCATCGCCTACGTGCTCTTCTACCTCTTCGCCTCCCTCACCAGCAACCTGCCCTGGGAGCACTGTGGCAACTGGTGGAACACGGACCTCTGCCTCGAGCACAGAGGCTCCAAGGACGGCAACGGGGCCCTGCCCCTCAACCTCACGAGCACCGTCAGCCCCAGCGAGGAGTACTGGAG CCGCTACGTCCTCCACATCCAAGGCAGCCAGGGCATTGGAAGTCCTGGGGAGATCCGCTGgaacctctgcctctgtctgctgctggCCTGGGTCATCGTGTTCCTCTGTATCCTCAAGGGGGTCAAGTCTTCGGGCAAG GTGGTGTATTTCACGGCCACGTTCCCCTACCTCATTCTGCTCATGCTGCTGGTCCGAGGAGTCAccctcccaggggcctggaaggGCATCCAGTTCTATCTCACCCCCCAGTTCCACCACCTGCTGTCTTCCAAG GTATGGATCGAAGCTGCTCTTCAGATCTTCTACTCCCTGGGTGTGGGCTTCGGGGGTCTCCTCACCTTCGCCTCCTATAACACGTTTCACCAGAACATCTACAG AGACACCTTCATCGTCACTCTGGGCAATGCCATCACCAGCATCCTAGCTGGCTTCGCCATCTTCTCTGTGCTGGGCTACATGTCTCAGGAGCTGGGTGTGCCTGTGGACCAAGTAGCCAAAGCAG GCCCTGGCCTGGCCTTTGTCGTCTACCCACAGGCCATGACCATGCTGCCTCTGTCGCCCTTCTggtccttccttttcttctttatgctcCTGACTCTGGGCTTGGATAGTCAG TTTGCCTTCCTGGAGACCATTGTGACAGCTGTGACAGATGAGTTCCCCTACTACCTGCGGCCCAAGAAGGCTGTGTTCTCGGGGCTCATCTGCGTGGCCATGTACCTGATGGGGCTGGTCCTCACCACCGAT GGAGGCATGTACTGGCTGGTGCTTCTGGATGACTACAGCGCCAGCTTCGGGCTCATGGTGGTGGTGATCACCACATGCCTGGCCGTCACTCGGGTGTATG GCATCCAGAGGTTCTGCCGGGACATCCACATGATGCTGGGCTTCAAGCCGGGCCTCTACTTCAGGGCCTGCTGGCTGTTCCTGTCCCCGGCCACGCTCCTG GCCCTGTTGGTGTACAGCATCGTCAAGTACCAACCCTCAGAGTACGGCAGCTACCGGTTCCCAGCCTGGGCGGAGCTGCTGGGCATCCTGATGGGTCTGCTGTCCTGCCTCATGATCCCAGCGGGCATGCTGGTGGCTGTGCTTCGGGAGGAGGGATCGCTCTGGGAG CGGCTCCAGCAGGCCAGCCGACCGGCCATGGACTGGGGCCCGTCGCTGGAGGAGAACCGGACTGGCATGTACGTGGCCACGCTAGCGGGGAGCCAGTCACCAAAGCCACTGATGGTGCACATGCGCAAATACGGGGGCATCACCAGTTTTGAGAACACGGCCATCGAGGTGGACCGCGAGATCGCCGAAGAGGAGGAGTCTATGATGTGA
- the SLC6A7 gene encoding sodium-dependent proline transporter isoform X4, with the protein MKKLQGAHQRKPITPDLLMTPSDQGDVDLDVDFAADRGNWTGKLDFLLSCIGYCVGLGNVWRFPYRAYTNGGGAFLVPYFLMLAICGIPLFFLELSLGQFSSLGPLAVWKISPLFKGAGAAMLLIVGLVAIYYNMIIAYVLFYLFASLTSNLPWEHCGNWWNTDLCLEHRGSKDGNGALPLNLTSTVSPSEEYWSRYVLHIQGSQGIGSPGEIRWNLCLCLLLAWVIVFLCILKGVKSSGKVVYFTATFPYLILLMLLVRGVTLPGAWKGIQFYLTPQFHHLLSSKVWIEAALQIFYSLGVGFGGLLTFASYNTFHQNIYRDTFIVTLGNAITSILAGFAIFSVLGYMSQELGVPVDQVAKAGPGLAFVVYPQAMTMLPLSPFWSFLFFFMLLTLGLDSQFAFLETIVTAVTDEFPYYLRPKKAVFSGLICVAMYLMGLVLTTDGGMYWLVLLDDYSASFGLMVVVITTCLAVTRVYGIQRFCRDIHMMLGFKPGLYFRACWLFLSPATLLALLVYSIVKYQPSEYGSYRFPAWAELLGILMGLLSCLMIPAGMLVAVLREEGSLWEDCLQG; encoded by the exons ATGAAGAAGCTCCAGGGAGCTCACCAGCGCAAG CCCatcaccccagacctgctgatGACCCCCAGTGACCAGGGCGATGTAGACCTGGACGTGGATTTCGCCGCAGACCGGGGCAACTGGACCGGCAAGCTGGACTTCCTGTTGTCCTGCATTGGCTACTGCGTGGGCCTGGGCAATGTCTGGCGTTTCCCCTACCGCGCCTACACCAACGGAGGAG GTGCCTTCCTCGTGCCCTACTTCCTCATGCTGGCCATCTGTGgcatccctctcttcttccttgagCTCTCTCTGGGCCAGTTCTCCAGCCTGGGACCCCTGGCCGTCTGGAAAATCAGCCCCCTCTTCAAAG GTGCCGGTGCGGCCATGCTGCTCATCGTAGGCCTGGTGGCCATCTACTACAACATGATCATCGCCTACGTGCTCTTCTACCTCTTCGCCTCCCTCACCAGCAACCTGCCCTGGGAGCACTGTGGCAACTGGTGGAACACGGACCTCTGCCTCGAGCACAGAGGCTCCAAGGACGGCAACGGGGCCCTGCCCCTCAACCTCACGAGCACCGTCAGCCCCAGCGAGGAGTACTGGAG CCGCTACGTCCTCCACATCCAAGGCAGCCAGGGCATTGGAAGTCCTGGGGAGATCCGCTGgaacctctgcctctgtctgctgctggCCTGGGTCATCGTGTTCCTCTGTATCCTCAAGGGGGTCAAGTCTTCGGGCAAG GTGGTGTATTTCACGGCCACGTTCCCCTACCTCATTCTGCTCATGCTGCTGGTCCGAGGAGTCAccctcccaggggcctggaaggGCATCCAGTTCTATCTCACCCCCCAGTTCCACCACCTGCTGTCTTCCAAG GTATGGATCGAAGCTGCTCTTCAGATCTTCTACTCCCTGGGTGTGGGCTTCGGGGGTCTCCTCACCTTCGCCTCCTATAACACGTTTCACCAGAACATCTACAG AGACACCTTCATCGTCACTCTGGGCAATGCCATCACCAGCATCCTAGCTGGCTTCGCCATCTTCTCTGTGCTGGGCTACATGTCTCAGGAGCTGGGTGTGCCTGTGGACCAAGTAGCCAAAGCAG GCCCTGGCCTGGCCTTTGTCGTCTACCCACAGGCCATGACCATGCTGCCTCTGTCGCCCTTCTggtccttccttttcttctttatgctcCTGACTCTGGGCTTGGATAGTCAG TTTGCCTTCCTGGAGACCATTGTGACAGCTGTGACAGATGAGTTCCCCTACTACCTGCGGCCCAAGAAGGCTGTGTTCTCGGGGCTCATCTGCGTGGCCATGTACCTGATGGGGCTGGTCCTCACCACCGAT GGAGGCATGTACTGGCTGGTGCTTCTGGATGACTACAGCGCCAGCTTCGGGCTCATGGTGGTGGTGATCACCACATGCCTGGCCGTCACTCGGGTGTATG GCATCCAGAGGTTCTGCCGGGACATCCACATGATGCTGGGCTTCAAGCCGGGCCTCTACTTCAGGGCCTGCTGGCTGTTCCTGTCCCCGGCCACGCTCCTG GCCCTGTTGGTGTACAGCATCGTCAAGTACCAACCCTCAGAGTACGGCAGCTACCGGTTCCCAGCCTGGGCGGAGCTGCTGGGCATCCTGATGGGTCTGCTGTCCTGCCTCATGATCCCAGCGGGCATGCTGGTGGCTGTGCTTCGGGAGGAGGGATCGCTCTGGGAG gattGTCTCCAGGGCTGA